A genomic region of uncultured Roseibium sp. contains the following coding sequences:
- the flbT gene encoding flagellar biosynthesis repressor FlbT, protein MALKVELKPGERIIIGDSVITNDNQRTRLFIEGQAPILREKDILTPATADTPAKRVYLAVQLMYLSTDLERIQENYFTLVNDIVKAAPSTIPYVTRISNAILTGAFYKALKEARKLIEYEGTLIGHVQTGSASLPENEPGGGVTEGAGSESADESRSPAAADQG, encoded by the coding sequence ATGGCGCTCAAGGTCGAGCTAAAACCGGGCGAAAGGATTATCATTGGTGACAGTGTCATCACAAATGACAATCAGCGGACCCGTCTGTTTATCGAAGGCCAGGCCCCCATTCTGCGAGAAAAGGACATTCTCACGCCCGCCACGGCGGACACGCCTGCGAAACGCGTCTATCTGGCCGTTCAGCTTATGTATTTGTCCACGGATCTGGAGAGAATTCAGGAGAATTACTTCACTCTCGTAAACGACATTGTGAAGGCGGCGCCAAGTACAATTCCTTACGTTACTAGAATTAGTAACGCCATCCTAACCGGCGCCTTCTATAAAGCACTGAAAGAAGCACGCAAGCTTATCGAGTATGAAGGGACGCTGATCGGTCATGTACAAACAGGCAGCGCAAGCTTACCAGAAAACGAGCCAGGTGGCGGTGTCACCGAGGGAGCTGGAAGCGAATCTGCTGATGAAAGCCGCAGCCCGGCTGCAGCTGATCAAGGATGA
- the flaF gene encoding flagellar biosynthesis regulator FlaF, whose translation MYKQAAQAYQKTSQVAVSPRELEANLLMKAAARLQLIKDEWEESSLAEKDDALVYNRKLWSILVTSATSEASQLPQDIKNNIASLAVFVFKQTITVITTDDPERLNSLISINRAIAEGLRARAEATE comes from the coding sequence ATGTACAAACAGGCAGCGCAAGCTTACCAGAAAACGAGCCAGGTGGCGGTGTCACCGAGGGAGCTGGAAGCGAATCTGCTGATGAAAGCCGCAGCCCGGCTGCAGCTGATCAAGGATGAATGGGAAGAGTCCTCGCTTGCCGAAAAAGACGATGCACTGGTCTATAATCGCAAGCTGTGGAGCATACTCGTAACTTCGGCAACCAGTGAAGCAAGCCAGTTGCCGCAGGATATCAAGAACAATATCGCGTCGCTTGCCGTGTTCGTTTTCAAACAGACCATAACGGTGATTACCACGGACGATCCCGAACGTCTCAATTCGCTCATCAGTATCAACCGGGCGATCGCCGAAGGATTGCGCGCGCGCGCCGAAGCCACCGAGTGA